The DNA sequence AAAAAGTCCGATCTGCATCGGCCTTGATCCGGATTTGAATAAATTGCCGCCTGTTTTTAAAAAAGAACCAGCCTCAATTCTTGAATTCAATAAAAAAATTATCGATGCCACTTACGATCTTGTTGGCGCTTTCAAACCTAATTTTGCTTTTTATGAAACGTTTGGGGCCGAAGGATGGGCCATTCTTGAAGCGACTATTCGTTTTATCCGTTCAACGGCACCGAAAGCGGTTATCATTGCGGATGCAAAGCGCGGCGACATTGGCAATACGGCTAATTTGTATGCACAATCCGTATTTGATCATTTAGGTTGTGATGCCATTACCGTAAGCCCATACATGGGATTGGATTCGGTGCAGCCGTTTATTGAAAATGAAAATTACGGCGCATTTGTTTTATGTCTTACGTCCAATGAAGGTTCGAAAGATTTTCAATACCGTTCATCCGATGGAAAGAGATTGTATGAGTCCGTTGCCATGAAAGTTTTGGGATGGAATCAACGCCACAACTGCGGTTTGGTAGTAGGGGCGACCCATTCAGAAGAAATGCAAGAGCTTCGCCAGATCAGCGGCGCTATGCCGTTTTTAATTCCCGGCATCGGTGCGCAGGGCGGCGATCTGGAGTCGACGGTAAAAATTAATTTCGACGGACAAAAAGTGAACGCCTTTGTCAATTCGTCACGAGCCGTTTTATATGCGTCTTCGGGAAACGATTTTGCTGAAGCTGCGCACGCGGCTGTTGTAACAATGAAAAATCAGATTGAAGCAGTAATCGGAAAAATACTTAAGAAGTAAAATAATTATTGCTTTTTCATGCGTCGGCGAATATATTGGCACCACTTTTCGCGCGCTTAGCTCAGCTGGTTTAGAGCGTCTCGCTTACACCGAGAAGGTCCTTGGTTCGAATCCATGAGCGCGCACTTCAAAATCCTCTGATGAAAATCAGGGGATTTTTTTTTGTAAATGCTTATTCAATCACTTCCAGCCTATACCCGATTCCTGATTCAGTTACTAACAATTTAGGTGAGTTCGGATTCTCTTCAATTTTTTTCCGAAGCTGGCCGACGTAGACTCTTGAATATTGAGTTTCTTCGGCGAAGGACGGTCCCCAGATTTCGTTGAGAATAAATTGATGGGTGAGAACCTTGCCGGCGTGGCGAATGAAGAGCGAAAGCAGGCGAAATTCCGTCGGTGTAAGTTTGATCATTTCGTTTTTGAGTTTGACGATGCGCGCATTCAAGTCGACCCATAACGGTCCGCCTTTAAAAATGTTGTTTTCACTACTGGGCGAGGTTACATGCCGTAAAGCCGTTCGGATGCGCGCCAACAATTCGCCGGTTCGGAAAGGCTTATTTAAATAATCGTCGGCCCCGACATCGAGCGCGGCGACGATGTCGGATTCATCGGAGCGAACCGATAAAATGATTACGGGAATCGACGACCACTCACGGAGTTTTTTCAACACTTCGATTCCGTCTATATCCGGTAAGCCTAAGTCGAGGATCAGCATGTCAGGCCGAACCATGGCAACTTGTTGCAAACCTTCTTCGCCGGATGTAGCGGAATAAACTTTATATCCGTTTGCCTCCAACGTAATCTGAAGCAGGCGTCGAATTTGGATTTCGTCATCAATGATCAGTATGCGCGGTAAATCATTCATACTCATGTACAATAGTTTCGGTCGCAGGAACCGGATGCAATGGCAGACGAATCGTAAATTGCGCCCCACCGGATTTTCGATTTTCCGCGCTTATCCTGCCTTGATGAGCTTCGACAAATCCTCTGACAATGGACAAGCCTAAGCCGGTACCGCCGGTTTTCGTTCCAGGAACGCGGTAAAACTTATCAAACAAATGTGACAATGCGTCAACCGGAAAACCGGGGCCATTATCAGCAATCATTAATACGCAGTCATGACTCTCTTTGAGCGCTTTAATTTCAATGGTTACTCCGTTCGGAGTGTATAGGGCTGCATTCAGAAGCAAATTCATTATAACTTGTTCCATCAAACCGAAATCGATTTTAAGCAAAGGCAAGTCCGGCGAAACGACGACAGTGACGGTGTGCAATGACAATTGATGTTCTAATTTTTGTAAAACAGAATGAATTATATCATGAATGTCACACCAATCGGATTTTATGGTAATATGGCCCGATTCGAGCCGTGCCATATCGAGTAAATTGCCGACCAAACGATTCAGCCTGTCTGCAGCCGTATGAATTTCTCCAAGCAAATCCTTCGCCAATGAATCGTGTTTTAGATTTTCAGTGTGTTGCAAACTTTCAGAAGCTGTGATCATCGCAGCAATCGGCGTACGGAGTTCGTGTGAGATTGAATTGAATAACGTCTTATACAATCTCTCAGATTCAACGACGGCAATAGAGTTTTTATTGATTTCGTTCAATTGCTCGCGTTCGAGCGCCGAGGCAATTTGACGGATGAAGTTTTCGATTAAGGTTTCCTGATCGATAGTGAATGAGCGGTCGAGTTTAATTCCGATCACTCCGAGTGGAAATCGCGGCCCGGAAATTGGAAAATACGTGGCGGCTGCAAAGGGAAGCGTGTCAGTGAATTTTCCTGCCTTCTTTTCATTCCAGTACACCCACGACGGTACAGAAAATTCTTTCATGTCTGCTTTGAATGTACTGGCAGGATGTGGCTCAGGTAGAAGATCACCGCTAAGATCGCTTAAAAAAATAATGACCGAACCGTTGAAGAACTGTTCGATATTTGCTACGGAAGCTTTGGCAACTTCATTCTGATTGCGTGCGTTTGACAGATCACGCGTCAATGCATACAGCGCATTAGTACGCGCTTCACGCTGAAGTACAATTCGTTCGCGGACACGAATACGCGCCGTCAGGGTGCCCGTAACCGAAGCAATCACAAAGTACGTCAAGAACATTAATGCGTCGTGGGTCAATCCGATATAAAAAGTAAATTGTGGCGGAATAAAAAAATAATTCCAGATCAACGCGCTCAACGCAGCCGCCAATAAAACCGGTCCGGTGCCAAATTTAAGCGGCATTAACGTAACCGTCAGCAACAAAATAAATGAAACAGTCTGGTAACCAAGCCAGGGAGAAACGGGAAAACAAATTGCCGCTACGGCAATAACGATCATTGCAGAGATCCAATATTGCATCCATCCGGAATGAAGACTTGGCAAACGTAGCCAACGCAACCGATTACCTGCATCCATCGCGCCACCGACGACGTGAATATCCAATTCGCCGCTGATCTCAATAATTTTTTCTAACAGGCTTTTTCCAAACGGTAAAAAATACTTTGACTTTCCGACAAGGATCTGCGTGGCATTTTGTTCTCTCGCCACGCGCACCAACGCTTTGGCGACGTCTTCGTCCGACGTTGTTATAACTTCGGCGCCAAGCTCCGATGCAAGTTTTACATTCTTGGATAGCTGCGACTTGTCAGCATCCGAAAGTTGTTTGGTAGTTTCAACATACACGGCCACCCAGGAACCGTTGATAGAATAGGCGAGACGGCGAGCCCAACGAATTAGACTAAAGCAATGCCGGCTAGCATTGATACCGACGAGTAGTCTCTGACTCGATTTCCACGGGCCGGCAATACGACGGTTTTTCATGTAGTCACGAAGCTGATGATCGACACGTTCGGCCGTTAAACGGAGCGCCATCTCACGTAAAGCTGTCAGGTTGCCTTCTCGGAAAAAATTTTGCACGGCTTGTTGCGAACGTTCGGGTGTGTAAACTTTTCCTTCGCGCAATCGTTGCAATAATTCCTCCGGTGAAATATCAATGACTTCGATTTCATCGGCCTGCTCGAAAATCGAATCGGGCACGGTTTCACGAATGGTCGCACCAGTAATTTGCGCGACAGTATCGGCACGGCTCTCGAGATGTTGAACATTCAACGTCGTGTATACGTCAATACCGTTGTCCAATAATTCAATAACATCCTGATAACGCTTAGCATGACGGCTGCCGGGGGCGTTGGTGTGGGCGAGTTCATCGACTAAAACTAATTTCGGGTGACGCGCCAAAATCGCATCGAGATCCATTTCTTCAAGCTGGGTTCCTCTGTAATCGATTTTTTTCCGTGAAATAACCGGCAGACCGTTGAGCAACGCTTCCGTATCGGGTCGCTTATGCGTTTCGATATAGCCGATAACGACGTCGATGTTTTTGGATAAAGCGTCATGAGCCGCTTTAAGCATATCATACGTTTTACCGGCGCCGGCACACATACCGAAATAAATTTTCAGTCGGGCGCGTTTCTCTTTTTCTTCCTCTTTTTTGAGAAATGAAAGAAGAGCGTCGGGATCGGGACGATTTTTTTCGTTGGTTTCTATCAATGGTTATTCTTCACCGAAAAGCTGGAACATGTAACCGATCTCAAATAGTAATAAATCATTTTTCCGATCGTCATTATCAAATTGATACGCAAGGTAAATAGGCAAATTACCGCCGTTTTCGGTCGCATAATAAACGAATCCCGGCGCCAAACCGTAGCCTTCACCCGATCCCTGGAAATAATCCGTTACAAACACCAGACTTTTGCTGATTCGCTGTTCGAGGCCTGCCAATGCACCGAAAGAAGTTTTTTTGACGTCTTGAATCTTCGGAGCATTCTTCCAATGTTTCATATAACCGCCGGCCATCAGGCGAGTATAGATGACGTCGCTATGTTGGATGGTGAGACCGACGAAATCATATAGCAAGTGTTTGGGAGACAGATCACCGTCGGTGTAAATGCTGTGCCATCCGCCGGGCGACATGCTGATTTTATATTTCTCGCTTTGATATAACCAGATACGCCATTTATGGGCCAGTACCACTTTGTCGATGCTTTTCGTTGTTTCTTTATTAAACCAAAAATTGGCTCCCAATTCTAGATACGGCAAGGCTTGTATGGAAATTCGCGGAACGTACGCATTAACGGCTTTGTTGTCCTTCAAAGTCTGATACTGATCGTATTCGACATACGAGTAGCCTACGCGCGGCATCATGTCAGGATTGGGCATATTAAAAAATGATACCTGAGCAAAACCGGTTTTAGCGGTGCTCGAGATCAAGACAATGATCGCCGTTTTGAAAACAAAGTTCAGTTTCATAAAAAAATCCTTGGGGTTTAAGTTTGAATGAATGTAATTCCGATTTTTGGTTCAATCAAGCGGGATGTTATTGTTTAGTTGTCAATTCATCCAATGCCATATTCAATTTCAATACATTCACGCGTGGTTCTCCAAGGAATCCCCATTGTCTGGCTTCGATGTTTTTTTTGACCAGTTCACGTATCATGTTTGTGTCTAAACCGCGGACGCGTGCAATTCTGGAAACTTGATAATACGCCGCGGCCGGAGAAATATGGGGATCAAGCCCGCTTGCTGACGCTGTGACCAGGTCAACGGGTATAGCCGACCGGTCAGTTGAATCAATCGCACGAAGGGCGTCAATGTGGTTTTGGATGGCGGCGACCAACGCCGGATTCGTCGGCCCGTAATTGGATCCGGATGAAGAAGCGGCGTTGTATGGAAATGATCCTGTGGCCGACAAACGTCCCCAGAAATATTTCGGATCGTCGAAAGATTGTCCGATCAATTCCGATCCAATAGTATTTCCATTTTTAATCATTAAACTACCGTTAGCTTTTTCTTGAAAAAAGATTTGAGCAATTCCGGTCACGAACAGAGGGTAGATAACACCGGTTATAATAGTTAGTGCGACAAGTAAAAGTAGAGCAGGTTTTATCAGATTTTTCATTTTTGATTTTCGTTTTTATTTGTTTTTTGGATTTAAGCTAATCCCAAAGCGTACAAAAACATGTCAATTAATTTAATTCCTATAAATGGAACGATTAATCCGCCGAGCCCAAAAATCAGTAAATTATTTCGCAGCACGGTAACTGCTCCGACAGGACGGTAGCGTATGCCACGAAGCGCTAAGGGTATAAGAAAGATAATAATCAGGGCATTGAAAATAACGGCCGATAAAATAGCGCTCGAAGGTGTCGCGAGTTTCATAATATTTAAAACTTCCAGGGCCGGATAAATCGGAACAAAGGCCGCCGGAATGATGGCGAAATATTTGGCGACGTCGTTGGCGATACTGAATGTCGTCAAGGCGCCTCGGGTCATGAGTAATTGTTTTCCTATTTCGACAATTTCGATCAGCTTGGTCGGATTGGAATCAAGGTCAACCATATTTCCGGCTTCTTTGGCGGCTTGCGTGCCGGTATTCATCGACACGGCCACATCTGCTTGGGCGAGCGCCGGCGCATCATTGGTGCCGTCGCCGGTCATTGCGACGAGCCGTCCGCCGGCCTGATGTTCGCGTATGAGTTTGAGTTTTGCTTCCGGCGTTGCTTGAGCAAGAAAATCGTCAACGCCTGCTTCGGCGGCAATGGTGGCGGCCGTAAGGGGATTATCGCCGGTGATCATGACGGTTTTGATACCCATTTTTCGCAATTCAGCAAAACGTTCTTTGATGCCACGTTTAACGATGTCTTTTAGTTCGATCACACCGAGAACTTGCAAATTTTCAACAACGACCAGCGGTGTTCCTCCGTTTTTCGAAATCGACTCGACAGTTGACCGAACTTCTCCTGGAAATTTTCCACCGGAAGAACTGACGTGATTATCGATGGCATCAGCAGCGCCCTTGAGAATATGCCGTCCGTCGAGATTTACTCCGCTCATCCGTGTTTGAGCAGTGAAAGGAATAAACGTTGCACCAATCTCATGGATATTACGTCCACGCAATTTGTATTTTTCTTTCGCTAGTACGACGATGGAACGCCCTTCAGGTGTTTCGTCAGAGAGGGAAGCCAACTGTGCGGCATCGGCGAGCGTTTCAATAGCAACGTCCGGAGCAGGAAGAAAGGCCGTTGCATGCCGATTACCTAAAGTAATCGTACCGGTTTTATCGAGTAAAAGTACGTCGACGTCGCCGGCCGCCTCCACTGCTCGTCCGGATGTCGCAATGACATTGGCCTGGATCATTCGGTCCATTCCCGCAATTCCGATAGCCGATAAAAGCCCGCCAATGGTAGTCGGAATGAGGCATACCAGTAATGCTACCAACACCGTTACAGCGACAGGTGAACCCGATCCAGCCGCGTTGACGCAGTAAATTGAAAAGGGTAGTAACGTAACTGTTACCAAAAGAAAAATAATTGTCAATGCTGCGAGCAAGATGTTCAGTGCAATTTCATTCGGAGTTTTCTGGCGTTTGGCGCCTTCGACCATGGCAATCATTCTGTCGAGAAACGTATCGCCCGGATTGGCCGTAATTTTTACTACAAGCCAATCGGAAAGCACACGTGTTCCACCTGTTACGGCGTTGCGATCGCCGCCGCTTTCGCGAATCACCGGGGCGCTCTCGCCCGTAATGGCGCTTTCATCGACGGTGGCAATGCCTTCAATTGCTTCGCCGTCGCCGGGAATGATGTCGCCGGCTTCGACCAAAACAATATCGCCCTTTTTCAAAGTCGAAGCTGAAACGACAGCGTATTCCGCACTCAATTCGGATTGATATAATTTTTTTGCATGGGTATCGCGGCGCGCTCGCCGGAGAGAATCCGCTTGCGCTTTGCCGCGGCCTTCGGCCATCGCTTCGGCGAAATTAGCGAATAATACGGTAAACCATAACCACATCGAAATCGCAAAAATAAAAACAGGGGAGGCTTCGCCGTGTCCCAGCCATGATTGGAAGAATAATACAGTAGTCAGAATACTGCCGATTAATACGACAAACATGACCGGATTACGAATTTGAATTCGGGGATCGAGTTTAAGAAACGAATCAATGATGGCTTGCCTTACGATCGGTGGATCGAATAACGGGCGGACTTTGGGTTTAGTGGACATTCTTAATTTGCTCCGTTTTTACAATTTTAGATTTCAAATTTGAGTCATTAATTCATCGTTAATTGTTCATTGCACAAAGTGTTCGACGATCGGGCCGAGCGCGAGCGCAGGAATAAACGTCAGAGCGCCGACGATCATGACAACGCCTATAAGCAAAGCCACGAACAAAGGTGTATGCGTTGCGAGCGTACCGGCGCCGGAAGGAATTTGTTTTTTCTTAGCGAGCGATCCTGCAATAGCTAGAGTGGGAATTGCAAGCCAGTATCGGGCAAACAACATTGCCAGGCCGCCTGTTAAATTGTAAAACGGATTATTGGCGCCGAGACCGGCGAACGCACTGCCGTTGTTATTGCCCTGCGATGAAAATGCGTACAATATTTCGCTGAATCCGTGAATGCCGGGGTTGTAGAGCGTTGCCGTGCCCCATTCCGTGACCACGGCCAAAGCCGTGAATCCCAATACAACTACCGGCGGGATCAGAATAACCAGTGAGGCCATTTTCATTTCGTATGCTTCGATCTTTTTACCGAGATATTCTGGTGTACGTCCGACCATCAGGCCGGCGACAAACACGGCGATGATGGCAAACACCAGCATTCCATAGAGCCCTGAACCCACGCCGCCAAAGATAACTTCACCTAATTGCATCATCAGCATCGGGACAAGCCCACCCAGCGGAGTGAAAGAATCGTGCATGGAATTGACAGAACCGTTAGAAGCTGCCGTAGTCGCCGTTGCCCATAAGGCAGAATTGACAATACCAAAACGAATTTCCTTGCCTTCCATATTGCCACCGGAATGTGACTCATTGGCTTTCTGATCAATTCCCATGCCGGTTAATGCCGGATTTCCGTTTTGTTCTGAAACAACACATAAAGTAAGCATAGCAACAAATATGACCGTCATCGCTGCTAGTATGGCCCAGCCTTGACGAGTGTCGCCGACCATTTTGCCGAATGTGTAACACAAAGCAGCCGGGATCAATAAAATCGCCAGCATCTCAAAAAAATTAGAAAGCGGAGTTGGATTTTCGAATGGGTGAGCTGAATTGACATTAAAAAAGCCACCGCCGTTAGTGCCGAGTTGCTTGATCGCAATTTGCGAAGCCGCTGGACCCATCGGTAACGATTGTTCAGCTATGATATTGCCATTCGCATCAACGGTCGATTGCAGCAAGGACACGTTTTGATAAGTGTCGAAATTTTGAACAACGCCTTGCGAAACTTGAATGAGCGCGAGGACAATGGACAGAGGCAAGAGGATGTATAGCGTTGTACGAACTATATCAACCCAAAAATTACCGATCGATTGTGATGTATGTCTGGCCATGCCTCTAATTAATGCAATCAGGGTTGCCATGCCACTGGCCGCGGAAACAAAATTTTGTACTGTCAGTCCCAACATCTGCGTCAAATAACTCATCGTCATTTCACCACCGTATCCTTGCCAATTGGTGTTGCTCGCAAAACTGATGGCGGTATTAAATGCAGAATCCGGCGTGACGGCTCCGAATCCCTGTGGATTGAGAGGAAGGAAGTCCTGCCAGCGCTGGAGCGCGTACACGACTAATAATCCGGCGAAATTGAAAAACAGCATGGCGAGAGTGTAAAATTTCCAATTCATCTCTTCTTGAGTATTTATTCCGCACAAACGATAGATCAATCTTTCGAATGGCCCCAAGATGCGACCCAAAACAAATGGTTTTCCTTCATAAATAAGAGTCATGTACCAACCTAGCGGCTTGGCTAATGTGATCACAACCGCGATGTAAACGACGAGTTGCAAATATCCATTAAGTGTCATGAAAATTTCTCCGGTTTCAAAAGTGCCCAGAACAGATAGATCAATAAAATGAAAGCAATAATACCACTGATGAGATGCAATATATTCATAGCCTATTCCTTATTTTTTCGAAACGATATTGTCATAGCTTCTCACAAAATTTTACTAATCCCCAACTCAGAATGAAGAACAGCAGAATTATACTGAGAAAAATAGTATCCATTAAAAGTCTCCTTGTAGTGTTTATGGCGTTCTATTGCAAAGTTAATGAACCAAGTAAGCCGACACAATTAAGTGCTCATAAAGAAATGAATTCAGACTATAAAAAAAGTATAAAGATTCTGCATTCTACAAGTTAAGGGCTTATTTTAATAGTTGATTATAATGCGGATAAGGTAATTAAGGGCGATTTGGGAGTTTGAGCAAATCAGATGCGTCAGAGTATGCGGGCTGGAACTTTTAATAGAATCGCGGCGTTAAACTAATAGGTTCTGACCAAACACCTACCCAAATAACTTCTCTGACGATTTAAAGACTAAGCAAGGGGAGCACGATGGCAAAAATATTGATCATCGAAGACGAGCCCAATCTCCAACTGCTGTATAAATCGGAAATTGAAAGCATGGGGCACGAGGCGATCTGCTTATCCGGCGGTCGTGAAGCGTATCAATACGTTGAACATCAACAGCCGGACGTGATCGTACTGGACATTATGATGCCGCACGGCGACGGCAAGGAATTTCTAACCCGATTGCTGGACAGTCGCATCAGCATTCCTGTCATAATCAACTCTGCGTATTCCCATTACAAAAATGATTTCATTTGCTGGGCCGCGGAGGCGTATGTGATCAAATCGTCTGATCTGGGTGAACTGAAAGAAGAAATAGCGCGGATTTTAGAGAGAAAGCACCTCGTGGAAGCTTGAATCAGTACCGAAAATGGTTCTTCATTATCAAGCCTGCTTCAACCCTTAAGCAGGCTTTTTTACTTGTTATTCAAACATTGAACATTTAAATTCCTCCTCGTTTAGCCTCTACCAAGCATATCGTTTTTTCACATCAATTCACGGAGTTCTGATTATGGCCATTCAATCCATTACCGTTATCGGTGCCGGTACGATGGGCAACGGCATTGCCCATGTTTTTGCGCAATATGGTTTTTCAGTTCAAATCGTCGATATCAAACAAGAGTTTTTAGACAAGGCGCTCGCTACAATTGACAAAAATCTGGGTCGGCAGGTAAGCAAAGGAGCGCTGACAGAAGACCAAAAAAAGGCGACACTTGATCGCTTGAAAACATCGGTCAAACTGGATGATGCTAAAAATTCTGACCTTGTCATCGAGGCAGCAACGGAAAATTTTGATATTAAGTCGCAAATTTTTAAGACGTTAGATGCGGTTTGCAAGCCTGAAGTAATTTTGGCAACGAATACGTCTTCGATATCCATTACACAAATTGCAGCCGTAACCAAACGTGCCGATAAAGTCATAGGCATGCATTTTATGAATCCGGTGCCTGTGATGAAGTTGGTTGAGATTATCCGTGGTCTTGCGACCAGCGATGATACCTACGCTGCGGTCAAATCGATGACGGAAAAACTTGAAAAAATTCCTGTTGAAGTGAACGATTATCCCGGCTTCATTTCCAATCGCGTTCTGATGCCGATGATCAATGAAGCCATTTTTTGCCTGATGGAAGGCGTTGCCTCCAAGGAAGCCATTGATAATGTCATGAAATTGGGTATGAATCATCCGATGGGACCTTTACAATTGGCTGATTTCATCGGATTGGATGTGTGTTTATTTATAATGAATGTTTTACATGACGGCTTAGGCGACGATAAATATCGTGCTTGTCCGTTGCTGAAAAAAATGGTTACGGCAGGTTATCTCGGAGTCAAAAGCGGAAAAGGTTTTTACGACTATCCCAAAAAATAAATCAAGCGAGAGGAGGAATTATGTTTCGTAAACTGACCACGGTATTGGCAATTCTGATGGCTTTATCGGCCATGAACTTGTTGGCCCAAAACAAGAAACGAATTGGGGTTTTGCCGTTTAAAAACAAAGGCGGGAAAGAAAAATACATGTGGCTCAGCGAAGGTTTCGCCACGACGCTGACCGAAGGTTTACAACAGATTCAATCGATCTACGTTGTGGATCGCAATCAGGTCAACAGCGTCGTCAAAAAAGGAAACTATTCCAACGATGATCTTTTTACTTCCAAAGGCGCTTACGAAATCGGCAATAAATTAGGCCTCGATTATGTGATTATCGGTGCGTTCAATGTAGTCAAAGATACGATCAATACGTTTGCTATCGTCGTTGATGCGAAGAAAAAAGGTGAATACATCAAAGCTTGCAGTCCTCAGACCGAAAAAGGAATGAAGTTTTTATGGCAGGTTTACGATGAGATGATCAATGCCGTCTGTAAATCGGAATGTTTTAACGTGACCATCACGGCCGACGAAAAGAAGCAAATCAAGGCCATTACGGCCAATACTGAAAATGTCAGCGCCTACGAATATTATATCAAAGGCCGTCGCGAACATTTGAAATATTCTGTCAAAGGATACGAAGATGCTATCGGATGGTATGAGAAAGCGCTTCAATTGGATCCCAATTACGCATTAGCGCTTGGCGCTAAAGGCGAAGCCCAGGCCTTCTGGGGATATCAGAAAGAACTCAATGGAGAACCGTACCAATTTATGTACGACGACGCTTATAAAAACGTACAAAAAGGATTAGGCATCTCGCCGAATATCGGTTCTATTCACCGCAATATGGCAACGACGTATCAGATGTTGCGCCGGTTTGACGATGCCAAAGCGGAAGCGCAGACTGCGGTGAATCTCAACGCCAATGATGCCGAAGGATGGTATCAATTGTGGCGTGCAAAATACGGTGGTAAAGTGACCGATCCGGAAATTCAAAAATCGATTGAAATCAGTCCATTCCTGCCCGTGGCCAACCTGACTATCGGCAACGAATATTTCAATGAAAAAGATTATGGAAAAGCGGAAGAATATTATAAACGTGCTTTAATCGGTAACGAAGAATACGAACTGGCGCATGCGAATCTTGGTAATATGTACAGTACGGTAAAACGTTATGATGAAGGCATTGCTTCGTTCAAGCGGGCTATTGAACTCAAGCCGCATTATGAATTTGCCTGGAACGGTTTAGGATTCATTTATGAAATGCAAGCAGAAGAGTTGATAGCCGCAGGCAATGCAGACGGCGGACGTGCCAAATATCAGGAAGCTTTAGCCGCTTACACAAAAGCTTCAGAAATTAATCCAAATAAGGCGGAAACATTCTATAGCATTGGCTTAATGTGCTGGCGTCTTGAAAATTGGCAAGGTGTCGTGACCGCGTGGGAAAAATGCCTGAAACTTAATCCCGATCATCAAAGCGCTAACGAGTGGCTGCCTAAAGCCAAAGAGAAATTGCAAGGAAGATGAACTTTCCTCTGTGAAAAGTAAGAATAAAAGTATCTAATGGCACGCTTCACAAAAACGTCTTTATCACTCGACGACGCCATAACCGATGCATATTTGTATCTCGTCGAGATGACTACCAAAAATCTTTACGATTTTGAAGCGGCTATGGGCATGGAACCGGTTCCGGTCATCGGCACAACAGAAGAAAAAAATTCACACGACTTGGTTACCATCAAAAAAGCTTTTTTCATTGAATATCCCAAACGATGGTTTACCGATTCGTATCCGCCTGGCCGGCGCCGGGAAATGCTCAAAGATCGTATGAGCCAGTTATTGGCTTGGGCGAATCTCCCGAAGGAAAAAAATTCAATCCAATTATGGATAATCGAACCGCTGGATGAGAAAGAAAGAGAGGAACTAACCGCACTTATTCAGTATTTGGGAAAGTGCTTATCATTCGAATTCCAAGTGATTGAAGGTTTGGTTTTAAAAGACAAATTACAACAAATTCTATCAGCCATCTGTCGCACTCAACGCACCTACGACAATTATCTTATCCGAACTGTGAAATTCCTTCATGATAAAGGTCTCTTGATGTGAAACCGTTCCGGATTCTTGTTTCCATTATACTGCTCTGTTGTGTGCAGGCTATTG is a window from the bacterium genome containing:
- the pyrF gene encoding orotidine-5'-phosphate decarboxylase, translated to KSPICIGLDPDLNKLPPVFKKEPASILEFNKKIIDATYDLVGAFKPNFAFYETFGAEGWAILEATIRFIRSTAPKAVIIADAKRGDIGNTANLYAQSVFDHLGCDAITVSPYMGLDSVQPFIENENYGAFVLCLTSNEGSKDFQYRSSDGKRLYESVAMKVLGWNQRHNCGLVVGATHSEEMQELRQISGAMPFLIPGIGAQGGDLESTVKINFDGQKVNAFVNSSRAVLYASSGNDFAEAAHAAVVTMKNQIEAVIGKILKK
- a CDS encoding response regulator — translated: MNDLPRILIIDDEIQIRRLLQITLEANGYKVYSATSGEEGLQQVAMVRPDMLILDLGLPDIDGIEVLKKLREWSSIPVIILSVRSDESDIVAALDVGADDYLNKPFRTGELLARIRTALRHVTSPSSENNIFKGGPLWVDLNARIVKLKNEMIKLTPTEFRLLSLFIRHAGKVLTHQFILNEIWGPSFAEETQYSRVYVGQLRKKIEENPNSPKLLVTESGIGYRLEVIE
- a CDS encoding sensor histidine kinase KdpD, with protein sequence METNEKNRPDPDALLSFLKKEEEKEKRARLKIYFGMCAGAGKTYDMLKAAHDALSKNIDVVIGYIETHKRPDTEALLNGLPVISRKKIDYRGTQLEEMDLDAILARHPKLVLVDELAHTNAPGSRHAKRYQDVIELLDNGIDVYTTLNVQHLESRADTVAQITGATIRETVPDSIFEQADEIEVIDISPEELLQRLREGKVYTPERSQQAVQNFFREGNLTALREMALRLTAERVDHQLRDYMKNRRIAGPWKSSQRLLVGINASRHCFSLIRWARRLAYSINGSWVAVYVETTKQLSDADKSQLSKNVKLASELGAEVITTSDEDVAKALVRVAREQNATQILVGKSKYFLPFGKSLLEKIIEISGELDIHVVGGAMDAGNRLRWLRLPSLHSGWMQYWISAMIVIAVAAICFPVSPWLGYQTVSFILLLTVTLMPLKFGTGPVLLAAALSALIWNYFFIPPQFTFYIGLTHDALMFLTYFVIASVTGTLTARIRVRERIVLQREARTNALYALTRDLSNARNQNEVAKASVANIEQFFNGSVIIFLSDLSGDLLPEPHPASTFKADMKEFSVPSWVYWNEKKAGKFTDTLPFAAATYFPISGPRFPLGVIGIKLDRSFTIDQETLIENFIRQIASALEREQLNEINKNSIAVVESERLYKTLFNSISHELRTPIAAMITASESLQHTENLKHDSLAKDLLGEIHTAADRLNRLVGNLLDMARLESGHITIKSDWCDIHDIIHSVLQKLEHQLSLHTVTVVVSPDLPLLKIDFGLMEQVIMNLLLNAALYTPNGVTIEIKALKESHDCVLMIADNGPGFPVDALSHLFDKFYRVPGTKTGGTGLGLSIVRGFVEAHQGRISAENRKSGGAQFTIRLPLHPVPATETIVHEYE
- the kdpC gene encoding potassium-transporting ATPase subunit KdpC, which translates into the protein MKNLIKPALLLLVALTIITGVIYPLFVTGIAQIFFQEKANGSLMIKNGNTIGSELIGQSFDDPKYFWGRLSATGSFPYNAASSSGSNYGPTNPALVAAIQNHIDALRAIDSTDRSAIPVDLVTASASGLDPHISPAAAYYQVSRIARVRGLDTNMIRELVKKNIEARQWGFLGEPRVNVLKLNMALDELTTKQ